Genomic window (Melioribacteraceae bacterium):
CACCACAATAAATTTGTTTTGTGTGGAGCGATATTATTTTGGAATATTCTCTCTCGGTAACTGTAAAATTTTTTGTGCCCGCCTGAAAATGCATATGATCGGGGGCAGAAGCCCCGCAATTTGGCCCATTATAAAACAAACTATAGTATGAACAAAAATCCCTTGCCGCTTCGAGCATTACCTCAAAATTGTGAAATATGCTTTGTGGAATATGTTTACTTTTAGCAATTGTGAAATGCTCCGGAAAAATCGGAAATGGATTGCTAAGTATCAGATAATCTTCCTTGTATGTTAAGCCATTTTGTTGTTCAAATAGATTTTCTAAACATAAAAAACAATTTCGCCGAGACAGAGCTTCTGGCGCCACATCCGCTGTTGATGAAATTAATCTTTCCGGATTATGCTGAATTGTAATTGTATATGAACCGAAATCAATCGTTTTCGTTTCAACTTTTTGAAGGGCCTGATAATTTCTAGAAAATAGAGGCCACGATCCCTGCTGATCAACAATCAATAATTTTGTTTGTTCAGAATACCAATTATTGCGATCGTTCT
Coding sequences:
- a CDS encoding DUF4922 domain-containing protein translates to MIYHKKPGKNDRNNWYSEQTKLLIVDQQGSWPLFSRNYQALQKVETKTIDFGSYTITIQHNPERLISSTADVAPEALSRRNCFLCLENLFEQQNGLTYKEDYLILSNPFPIFPEHFTIAKSKHIPQSIFHNFEVMLEAARDFCSYYSLFYNGPNCGASAPDHMHFQAGTKNFTVTEREYSKIISLHTKQIYCGESVEVRFIENYLRYLICIEGRNKAELIRLFKKFYMFYEKITDENKEPMMNIACSYSDNFWRVFIFPRRAHRPFQFYEKGNKQIVISPAYIDMCGLLILPRREDFDKITKEDIVSIYNQITIDKERFEFLKIKTGSIFNKD